The Saccharomyces mikatae IFO 1815 strain IFO1815 genome assembly, chromosome: 11 genome has a segment encoding these proteins:
- the YKT6 gene encoding palmitoyltransferase YKT6 (similar to Saccharomyces cerevisiae YKT6 (YKL196C); ancestral locus Anc_4.303) produces the protein MRIYYIGVFRSGVEKALELSEVKDLSQFGFFERSSVGQFMTFFAETVASRTGAGQRQSIEEGNYIGHVYARSEGICGVLITDKEYPVRPAYTLLNKILDEYLVAHPKEEWADVTETNDSLKMKQLDTYISKYQDPSQADAIMKVQQELDETKIVLHKTIENVLQRGEKLDNLVDKSESLTASSKMFYKQAKKSNSCCIIM, from the coding sequence ATGAGAATCTATTACATAGGTGTATTTCGCTCTGGCGTAGAGAAGGCCCTAGAATTAAGTGAAGTCAAAGATTTATCCCAGTTTGGTTTCTTTGAGAGATCTAGTGTTGGCCAGTTTATGACTTTTTTTGCTGAGACGGTCGCTTCTAGAACAGGTGCTGGACAAAGACAAAGTATAGAGGAAGGTAATTATATTGGACACGTTTATGCGAGGAGTGAGGGCATTTGTGGTGTTTTGATCACTGACAAAGAATACCCTGTCAGACCAGCATACACACTgctaaataaaatattggATGAATACTTGGTGGCACATCCTAAGGAGGAATGGGCAGACGTGACTGAGACCAATGATTcgttgaaaatgaaacaactGGACACATATATTAGTAAATATCAAGATCCTTCACAGGCTGATGCTATCATGAAAGTTCAACAGGAACTGGATGAGACCAAAATCGTTTTGCACAAGACCATTGAAAACGTTTTGCAAAGAGGTGAAAAGTTAGATAATTTGGTGGACAAATCAGAATCGTTGACGGCAAGCTCTAAAATGTTTTATAAGCAAGCTAAAAAGTCCAATTCATGTTGTATCATAATGTAG
- the MIA40 gene encoding Mia40p (similar to Saccharomyces cerevisiae MIA40 (YKL195W); ancestral locus Anc_4.302) — MLRNLVVRNACRNRPSIQVARGLCRHQTRRLMASSPQFGRNYDSKQDKTAGFIMGILSMAGALYFITPNRKPLFASRKKESDKTAEEELSSGDEKSPDNEEEEGSKNDESELDAQLSSDKIGASKVAEDGELVVLAEKDEKVAGNIESDESKVNTASKDDEQLKNDDQSDERNVSSDEETSKSLSADNSEENTNGDSNDSDTRSPEQKDFKLPDEEKPDEGQFDKEVTSSVSEEDLPTKRNQSDPENISKQSESHDEDKEALRKQEEKQMGPTEEEVQHEGAYNPDTGEINWDCPCLGGMAHGPCGEEFKSAFSCFVYSEAEPKGIDCVEKFQHMQDCFRKYPEHYEEQLKETSDGEESQDKAKVNTIESAPNVSNAKENAAKKADQSDVKKEPLNEHPESQESPR; from the coding sequence ATGCTTCGCAATTTAGTTGTCAGGAATGCGTGCAGAAACAGGCCGTCAATTCAAGTGGCAAGAGGGCTATGCCGACACCAAACAAGACGTCTCATGGCTTCATCGCCTCAATTTGGTAGAAACTATGACTCCAAACAAGACAAGACAGCAGGCTTCATAATGGGGATTTTGTCCATGGCCGGTGCTTTATACTTTATTACTCCTAATAGGAAACCTCTATTTGCTTcaaggaagaaagaatCCGATAAAACCGCAGAGGAAGAACTCTCCAGTGGTGATGAGAAATCGCCAGAcaatgaagaggaagaaggcAGTAAGAATGATGAAAGTGAACTTGACGCTCAATTAAGTAGTGATAAGATCGGTGCCTCAAAGGTGGCTGAAGATGGTGAACTGGTTGTTCTGGCGGAGAAAGATGAAAAGGTAGCCGGAAATATCGAGTCTGATGAATCGAAAGTCAACACAGCATCGAAAGATGATGAacagttgaaaaatgatgacCAATCTGATGAAAGGAATGTGTCATCGGATGAAGAAACGAGCAAAAGTTTAAGTGCTGATAACTCGGAAGAGAACACCAATGGTGATTCGAATGACAGCGATACTAGGTCTCCTGAACAAAAGGATTTTAAACTCCCAGATGAAGAGAAACCAGACGAGGGGCAATTTGATAAGGAAGTCACTTCAAGTGTTAGTGAAGAGGACTTACCTacgaaaagaaatcaaagtgATCCGGAAAATATTAGTAAGCAATCTGAATCTCACGATGAAGATAAAGAAGCATTAAGAAAGCAAGAGGAAAAACAAATGGGTCCTACCGAAGAAGAGGTTCAACATGAAGGTGCATATAACCCGGATACTGGAGAGATTAATTGGGATTGTCCTTGTTTAGGGGGGATGGCCCATGGTCCTTGTGGTGAGGAGTTTAAATCTGCATTTTCGTGCTTTGTCTATTCTGAAGCTGAACCAAAGGGAATTGATTGTGTCGAAAAGTTTCAACATATGCAAGACTGTTTCAGAAAGTACCCCGAGCATTACGAGGAGCaattaaaagaaacatCTGACGGTGAGGAATCGCAAGATAAAGCAAAAGTCAACACTATAGAATCGGCGCCAAATGTATCGAAcgcaaaagaaaatgctgcAAAAAAGGCAGATCAGTCAGACGTTAAAAAAGAACCATTAAATGAACATCCTGAATCTCAAGAATCACCAAGGTAA
- the MST1 gene encoding threonine--tRNA ligase MST1 (similar to Saccharomyces cerevisiae MST1 (YKL194C); ancestral locus Anc_4.299) gives MRRQLLGCRYPRNTSWDRVLYSTQKTAKNASSATPATMTAIVSQRQNLFMTDPLSPGSMFFLPNGAKIFNKLIEFMKLQQKFKFGFNEVITPLIYKKTLWEKSGHWENYSDDMFKVETTDEEKEEYGLKPMNCPGHCLIFGKKDRSYNELPLRFSDFSPLHRNEASGALSGLTRLRKFHQDDGHIFCALSQVKSEIFNSLKLIDIVYNKIFSFSKGDTGTNNNYFINFSTRPSHFIGDEKVWNHAEKVLKEILEESDKPWKSNPGDGAFYGPKLDIMLTDHLGKTHQVATIQLDFQLPERFDLKFKDQDNSYKRPIMIHRATFGSIERFMALLIDSNEGRWPFWLNPYQAIIIPVNTKNVQQLNMCSSLQKKLRNEEKANDMEPVTLNDWHFNVDLDTRNEPVGYRIKSAILKNYSFLIIVGDEEVELQKYNIRERDNRKSFEKLTMSQIWDKFIDLEKNYK, from the coding sequence ATGAGGAGACAACTTTTAGGATGTCGTTATCCTCGTAATACTTCTTGGGATCGGGTTTTATATTCTACCCAAAAGACCGCTAAGAACGCTTCGTCGGCAACGCCGGCTACTATGACAGCTATTGTATCTCAAAGACAGAATCTTTTCATGACAGATCCTTTATCCCCTGGATCTATGTTCTTTCTTCCCAATGGTGCTAAgattttcaacaaattgaTAGAATTTATGAAGttacaacaaaaatttaaatTTGGCTTCAATGAGGTAATAACACCTTTGATCTATAAAAAAACTCTTTGGGAAAAATCTGGCCATTGGGAAAACTACTCTGATGACATGTTTAAAGTGGAAACtactgatgaagaaaaggaggAATATGGTTTAAAACCAATGAACTGTCCGGGCCACTGCCTTATCTTCGGCAAAAAAGATAGATCGTATAACGAACTTCCCCTGCGCTTCTCTGATTTTTCACCACTACATAGAAACGAAGCTTCTGGTGCATTATCAGGCTTGACTAGATTAAGAAAGTTTCATCAAGATGACGGTCATATCTTTTGTGCTCTTTCCCAGGTCAAGTcagaaattttcaattctttaaaaCTGATCGATATAGTTTACAAcaagattttttctttttctaaagGTGACACTGGAACAAATAACAACTATTTTATAAACTTTTCTACAAGGCCGAGTCATTTCATTGGAGATGAGAAAGTTTGGAATCATGCTGAAAAAGTGCTCAAGGAAATTTTAGAAGAATCAGACAAACCATGGAAGTCGAACCCTGGTGATGGTGCATTCTACGGTCCCAAGTTGGACATAATGTTAACCGATCATCTAGGCAAAACTCATCAAGTTGCTACTATTCAGTTAGATTTTCAATTACCTGAGAGATTcgatttgaaatttaaaGATCAAGATAATTCGTACAAGAGGCCAATTATGATACATAGAGCTACTTTTGGTTctattgaaagatttatGGCCTTACTGATAGATTCTAATGAGGGTCGTTGGCCATTTTGGCTAAATCCTTACCAGGCTATAATAATTCCTGTTAATACCAAAAATGTTCAACAACTAAACATGTGCAGCtctttgcaaaaaaaattacgCAACGAAGAAAAGGCAAATGACATGGAACCTGTTACTTTGAACGATTGGCATTTTAATGTTGATCTTGATACAAGAAACGAACCTGTAGGATACAGGATCAAGTCCgcaattttgaaaaactattcttttttaattatTGTGGGTGATGAGGAAGTAGAGCTACAGAAATACAACATTCGAGAGCGCGATAACAGGAAAAGTTTCGAAAAACTTACTATGTCCCAAATTTGGGATAAATTTATCGACCTGGAGAAAAACTACAAGTAA
- the SDS22 gene encoding type 1 protein phosphatase-activating protein SDS22 (similar to Saccharomyces cerevisiae SDS22 (YKL193C); ancestral locus Anc_4.298) → MDKASVNKATEGKEEVRKIEVLDDTNLDFISADSELTQDLPEDIEVIDLVHLKIKSLEDLNLYRFKNLRQLCLRQNLIESISEVEVLPHDKIVDLDFYDNKIKHISSNISKLTKLTSLDLSFNKIKHIKNLENLTELENLYFVQNSISKIENLSTLNSLKNLELGGNKIHSIEPSSFEGLSNLEEIWLGKNSIPRLINLHPLKNLKILSIQSNKLKKIENLEELTNLEELYLSHNFITKIEGLEKNLKLTTLDITSNKITSLENLNHLPDLTDIWASFNKIDQSFESLGENLSNLSCLETIYLEGNPIQLENKTSYRRKLTMNLPSSLQKIDATYIRG, encoded by the coding sequence ATGGACAAAGCTTCTGTTAACAAAGCTActgaaggaaaagaagaagtacGGAAGATTGAGGTCTTGGATGACACAAATCTTGATTTCATTAGTGCAGATTCAGAATTGACGCAGGATCTGCCAGAAGATATAGAAGTGATCGATTTGGTCCATCTTAAAATTAAATCGTTAGAAGATCTGAACCTTTACAGATTTAAAAATCTGAGACAACTATGCCTGAGACAGAACTTGATCGAAAGTATAAGCGAAGTGGAAGTTTTGCCTCATGACAAGATTGTTGACCTGGATTTTTACGATAACAAGATTAAACACATTTCTTCTAACATTAGCAAGCTCACCAAATTAACGTCTCTAGACTTATCCTTTAACAAGATCAAGcatatcaaaaatttggaaaatttgaCTGAACTGGAAAATCTATACTTTGTGCAGAACAGCATTtccaaaattgaaaatctCTCCACTTTGAATTCGCTGAAGAATCTAGAGCTGGGTGGTAATAAAATCCACTCCATCGAACCCAGCTCTTTTGAAGGCCTTTCAAACCTAGAAGAGATCTGGTTAGGTAAAAACTCCATACCAAGATTAATTAATCTGCATCCTTTAAAAAATCTGAAGATCCTATCCATCCAGTCtaacaaattgaaaaaaattgaaaatttagaaGAATTAACTAATTTGGAGGAGCTTTATCTATCACACAATTTTATTACGAAGATTGAGGGTTTAGAGAAAAATCTCAAACTAACTACTTTGGATATTACATCGAATAAAATTACCTCCCTAGAGAACTTGAATCATCTGCCCGATTTGACTGATATATGGGCGTCGTTTAACAAGATAGATCAATCATTTGAGAGCTTAGGCGAAAATTTGTCCAATCTATCGTGCCTAGAGACTATTTATTTGGAAGGGAACCCCATACAATTGGAAAACAAGACTTCCTacagaagaaaactaaCCATGAATTTGCCCTCATCTTTACAGAAAATCGATGCAACATACATAAGAGGCTAA
- the ACP1 gene encoding acyl carrier protein (similar to Saccharomyces cerevisiae ACP1 (YKL192C); ancestral locus Anc_4.297) — protein sequence MFRSVCRISSRIAPSAYRTMMGRPVIANTILAQRFYSANLSKDQVSQRVIDVIKAFDKNSPTIANKQISSDTQFHKDLGLDSLDTVELLVAIEEEFDIEIPDKVADDLRSVGETVDYIASNPDAN from the coding sequence ATGTTTAGATCAGTTTGCCGCATTTCTTCTCGCATCGCACCTTCTGCGTATCGTACTATGATGGGCCGCCCCGTTATTGCTAACACCATACTCGCACAAAGGTTCTACTCTGCCAATTTGAGCAAAGATCAGGTTTCTCAGAGGGTTATTGATGTCATTAAGGCCTTTGACAAGAACTCTCCCACCATTGCCAATAAGCAGATCTCTAGCGATACTCAATTTCACAAAGACTTGGGGTTAGACTCCTTAGACACTGTCGAGCTGCTCGTAgccattgaagaagaatttgaCATCGAAATCCCAGATAAAGTGGCTGATGATTTGAGAAGCGTTGGTGAAACTGTCGATTATATTGCTTCCAACCCTGACGCAAATTAA